One stretch of Aeromicrobium fastidiosum DNA includes these proteins:
- a CDS encoding HAD family hydrolase, protein MSPARTAAFFDLDKTIIAKSSTLAFGKPFYDGGLLNRRAVLRSAYANFMFSISGADHDQLEKMRAYLTQMVKGWDVEVVRQAVAETLHTIIDPIVFEEAVTLIEQHQAAGRDVIIVSASGIEVVEPIGAMLGVDHVIATTLVAEDGRYTGEVDFYAYGPHKATAMQRLADERGYDLSRSYAYSDSETDIPMLEAVGHPFAVNPDKALRKVAGEKDWPVLVFARPVALRRRLGLDTRVGKAAATAVVAGAVSAVAVAVVSHRRSRSA, encoded by the coding sequence GTGAGCCCCGCGCGAACCGCAGCCTTCTTCGACCTGGACAAGACGATCATCGCCAAGTCGAGCACGCTCGCCTTCGGCAAGCCCTTCTACGACGGAGGTCTGCTCAACCGGCGGGCCGTGCTACGCAGCGCCTACGCCAACTTCATGTTCTCGATCAGCGGCGCCGACCACGACCAGCTCGAGAAGATGCGTGCGTACCTGACCCAGATGGTCAAGGGCTGGGACGTCGAGGTCGTGCGCCAGGCCGTCGCCGAGACGCTCCACACGATCATCGACCCCATCGTGTTCGAGGAGGCCGTGACGCTGATCGAGCAGCACCAGGCCGCCGGCCGCGACGTCATCATCGTGTCGGCGTCGGGCATCGAGGTCGTGGAGCCGATCGGCGCGATGCTGGGCGTCGACCACGTCATCGCCACGACGCTGGTCGCCGAGGACGGGCGCTACACCGGCGAGGTCGACTTCTACGCCTACGGCCCGCACAAGGCGACCGCGATGCAGCGGCTGGCCGACGAGCGCGGCTACGACCTGAGCCGGTCGTACGCCTACTCCGACTCCGAGACCGACATCCCGATGCTCGAGGCGGTCGGTCATCCGTTCGCGGTCAACCCCGACAAGGCGCTGCGCAAGGTCGCCGGCGAGAAGGACTGGCCCGTGCTGGTCTTCGCCCGTCCCGTCGCGCTGCGTCGCCGCCTCGGCCTCGACACACGGGTCGGCAAGGCCGCGGCCACCGCGGTCGTGGCCGGTGCCGTCAGCGCCGTGGCCGTCGCGGTCGTGTCGCACCGCCGCAGCCGCTCCGCCTGA